A window from Sinanaerobacter sp. ZZT-01 encodes these proteins:
- a CDS encoding ABC transporter permease, whose translation MKKVFNTQVIVTQIILLLLIGVIVFFHDKKTVQPNYAFLIALLLVELTYIYNFFHTKQKKDHLKAVSDRMLLLLFFLFVWEISTTKLNLMHPVLVPAPEDVFYVFAEQYQVLLEGVFYSLELLLVGFLLGLSLGVTLGLIVGWIPRLRGIFYPMANVLTPIPPVVFAPYLIAIMPTFRSASALVILLGIFWPTFLNMMIRIDSIDYRILESAAVLNLNRRTMILKILFPYVFPSVISGLKVSLTTSVMMLTFAEMMGATKGMGFYIINYTHYANYTNVVAGFIVVGVVVTFLNWLVTKIQMRVVKWR comes from the coding sequence ATGAAGAAGGTATTTAATACACAGGTAATTGTGACACAAATAATACTCCTCCTTTTAATTGGAGTCATTGTTTTTTTTCATGATAAAAAAACGGTTCAACCGAATTACGCTTTTTTAATTGCGCTTCTTTTGGTTGAACTCACTTATATTTATAATTTTTTTCATACTAAGCAGAAGAAAGATCATTTAAAAGCTGTTTCTGACCGGATGCTGTTATTACTTTTTTTCTTGTTTGTTTGGGAAATTTCAACCACAAAATTAAATTTAATGCATCCGGTATTGGTACCTGCACCGGAGGATGTCTTTTATGTTTTTGCAGAACAGTATCAAGTGCTTTTAGAAGGTGTCTTCTATTCTTTGGAACTGCTGTTAGTTGGATTTTTGCTTGGCCTTAGCTTAGGTGTCACATTGGGGTTGATCGTAGGCTGGATCCCGCGTTTAAGGGGTATTTTTTATCCTATGGCGAATGTTTTAACACCGATTCCTCCAGTTGTCTTTGCACCGTATCTGATTGCAATTATGCCGACATTTCGAAGTGCTTCTGCATTGGTAATTTTGCTGGGTATTTTTTGGCCGACTTTTTTAAATATGATGATTCGTATTGATTCCATTGATTATCGTATTTTGGAGTCTGCCGCAGTTTTAAATTTGAACAGGCGGACAATGATCTTAAAAATATTGTTCCCATATGTTTTTCCGAGTGTTATTTCTGGTTTAAAAGTATCTTTAACCACTTCAGTTATGATGCTGACCTTTGCCGAGATGATGGGAGCCACCAAAGGAATGGGTTTTTATATTATTAATTACACTCACTATGCAAATTACACGAATGTAGTTGCTGGCTTTATCGTAGTAGGAGTTGTGGTAACTTTTTTAAATTGGCTTGTGACAAAAATTCAAATGAGAGTAGTGAAATGGCGTTGA
- a CDS encoding ABC transporter ATP-binding protein — MCLISINHLSFSYPVCGQAHFALDDIDFQINDGEFICLIGHSGSGKSTFLKLLAGILSPDDGEIYIEGRKISAPGTDRAVVFQNHSLFPWLTVIKNVIFTIQVTNKKMTKRQAEHTAKEYLTKVGMIDFQDKYPDQLSGGMYQRAAIARALAMESNILLLDEPFGALDAKIRKKLQQLLEYLWGNGEKRKTVLFVTHDIDEAILLADRIVFMHKGRIIADKRVTFPRPRNQNEAAYSEHIAQFKSDLLDLFYLEQETLDEEGI; from the coding sequence ATGTGTTTAATCAGCATCAATCATCTATCGTTTTCATATCCGGTTTGCGGTCAAGCTCATTTTGCTTTGGATGACATTGATTTTCAAATCAATGATGGTGAGTTTATCTGTCTTATTGGACATTCGGGAAGTGGAAAAAGTACATTTTTAAAATTATTGGCTGGGATTCTTTCTCCTGATGATGGGGAAATTTATATTGAAGGGCGAAAAATATCAGCGCCGGGGACTGACCGTGCAGTTGTTTTCCAAAACCATTCCCTGTTTCCCTGGCTTACGGTTATAAAAAATGTAATTTTTACGATACAGGTTACAAATAAGAAAATGACGAAAAGACAGGCGGAACACACTGCAAAAGAATATTTGACCAAAGTGGGAATGATAGACTTTCAAGATAAATATCCGGATCAATTATCTGGAGGCATGTATCAGAGAGCTGCGATTGCGCGTGCTCTTGCAATGGAAAGTAATATCCTTTTGCTGGATGAACCTTTTGGCGCTTTGGATGCAAAAATAAGAAAAAAATTGCAACAGCTTCTGGAATATTTATGGGGAAATGGAGAAAAAAGAAAAACTGTTTTATTTGTTACGCATGACATTGATGAAGCAATTTTACTTGCAGATCGTATTGTTTTTATGCATAAAGGTAGGATTATAGCTGATAAGAGGGTTACTTTTCCCCGGCCACGCAATCAGAATGAAGCGGCTTATTCTGAACATATTGCACAATTCAAATCAGATTTATTAGATTTGTTTTATCTTGAACAGGAGACGCTGGATGAAGAAGGTATTTAA
- a CDS encoding ABC transporter substrate-binding protein has protein sequence MKKKWKRIGIAVILLSCITAITGCGDKKAPGEMTDAVQTITVGRPGLDIKIASIIIASELGYYTEEGVNVKFETISNLADGMTAVSQGKLDVLPFGVIPSCTFVSKGSDVVVFGGTISEGSEGIVLNENIDKYKTVGDFKNKKIGCYRMETGHMVIKGFLRENGFDVNSDVEFVYLDSQQSIVEAVKKGEVDLGFVNSGYGYIAEKSGLAIAFHASDFSADFPCCRQTTNRSTLTDKHRPLVKFTIANLRAYYTLEHNKEKSIDALVAYCGQDAQYVESVIYGSDTYDAAMKISLDPNKNKVCDFYEVMKSNGDIDADTKFKMEDHVDTSIYKEALEELIERDKNSEFYVSLKNEFEKNNQ, from the coding sequence ATGAAAAAGAAGTGGAAAAGAATAGGAATTGCAGTTATTTTACTTTCTTGTATAACAGCTATTACAGGCTGTGGAGATAAGAAAGCGCCAGGAGAGATGACGGATGCGGTTCAAACGATTACAGTTGGACGTCCAGGGTTGGATATAAAGATTGCGAGTATCATCATCGCTTCTGAACTAGGATATTACACAGAAGAAGGTGTTAACGTCAAGTTTGAAACAATTTCTAATTTAGCAGACGGCATGACTGCAGTAAGTCAAGGCAAATTAGATGTTCTTCCCTTTGGTGTTATTCCGTCGTGTACTTTTGTTTCGAAAGGTTCAGATGTTGTGGTGTTTGGAGGGACCATTTCGGAAGGAAGTGAAGGTATTGTATTAAATGAGAATATAGATAAATATAAAACTGTAGGAGATTTTAAAAACAAAAAGATAGGCTGTTACCGTATGGAAACAGGACATATGGTGATAAAAGGATTTTTACGTGAAAATGGATTTGATGTAAATTCTGATGTTGAATTTGTATATCTGGACAGCCAGCAATCTATTGTGGAAGCAGTTAAGAAGGGTGAAGTGGATTTGGGTTTTGTCAACAGCGGTTATGGCTATATTGCGGAAAAAAGTGGTTTGGCAATCGCATTTCATGCGTCTGATTTTAGTGCGGATTTTCCTTGTTGCCGTCAGACAACGAACCGCTCTACTCTGACAGATAAGCATAGGCCCCTTGTAAAGTTTACGATTGCAAATCTACGTGCTTATTATACTTTGGAACATAATAAGGAAAAATCCATCGATGCGTTGGTCGCATATTGCGGTCAGGATGCACAATATGTTGAGAGTGTTATCTATGGTAGTGACACTTATGATGCGGCAATGAAGATTTCGTTAGATCCGAACAAAAATAAAGTTTGTGATTTTTATGAAGTCATGAAGAGCAATGGAGATATTGATGCAGATACAAAATTTAAAATGGAAGATCATGTGGATACCTCTATTTATAAAGAAGCATTAGAGGAGCTGATCGAGAGAGATAAGAACAGTGAATTTTACGTTTCTTTAAAAAATGAATTTGAAAAAAATAATCAATAA
- a CDS encoding EamA family transporter: MWNYIWPVLVVIFANTFYNICAKSTPEGVQPFAALMVTYFMAAMVSLLLFFITSENKNLIHEIMNINWTSFVLGVSIVGLEFGYIQIYRAGWNVSVGSLVTNIGLAVVLLFVGLLLYKETISLNQIIGIALCIAGIVFINK; the protein is encoded by the coding sequence ATGTGGAATTATATTTGGCCGGTTTTAGTCGTTATTTTTGCAAATACTTTTTACAATATTTGTGCAAAATCAACACCAGAAGGAGTACAGCCATTTGCAGCTCTTATGGTTACTTATTTTATGGCAGCAATGGTATCACTCCTTCTCTTTTTTATTACGAGTGAAAATAAAAATCTTATTCATGAAATCATGAATATAAATTGGACAAGCTTCGTGCTGGGCGTGTCCATTGTCGGACTTGAATTTGGATACATTCAGATTTACCGAGCAGGATGGAATGTAAGTGTTGGTTCATTAGTGACCAATATCGGATTGGCAGTTGTTTTGCTTTTTGTTGGTCTGCTTTTATATAAAGAAACGATTTCTTTAAATCAGATCATTGGAATTGCATTGTGTATTGCGGGCATAGTGTTCATTAATAAATAG
- a CDS encoding aminotransferase class V-fold PLP-dependent enzyme, whose translation MRKINKKNSTAATLRELVMDVSYLIPTNNGTLTSIYFDNAGTTPPFRTVVEELEKYTPWYKYISDKSRKAKFLSELYEESRISVKNFFNADMEEDTVIYTKNTTEAINILSNVICQQNAETKPIVITTYMEHLSNYLPWKFRCDTVLVDVEKNGRLSMSDLEEKLDRYKGRVKLVAVAGASNVTGYINPIYEIARMAHLHNAEILVDAAQLMQHRRIDMHPEDVMESIDYIAFSAHKTYAPFFTGALVGNKHALNMGYPLCFGAGITELVTDQEVILKKSPQRYEAGSNNILGVIALATAIQTMIRVHMDVIKKHESELLSYAMRQMKENPRVILYEDSENLEDQVPIIAFNVEGKKPEETARYLYENYGIITKNGYCGADLYVKKLVEGSPYTGIVRISLGLYNQDFEIDRLIKALKSFQ comes from the coding sequence ATGAGAAAGATAAATAAGAAGAACAGTACAGCCGCTACTTTGAGAGAGTTAGTGATGGATGTGTCTTATTTGATACCTACAAATAACGGCACATTAACCAGTATTTATTTTGACAATGCGGGCACAACACCTCCATTTAGAACGGTAGTAGAAGAATTGGAAAAATATACTCCGTGGTATAAATACATATCAGATAAATCAAGAAAAGCAAAATTCCTTTCTGAGCTGTATGAAGAAAGCCGAATTAGTGTTAAAAATTTTTTTAATGCTGATATGGAGGAAGATACAGTTATTTACACAAAAAATACGACAGAGGCAATTAACATCTTGAGCAATGTAATCTGTCAACAGAATGCGGAGACAAAACCGATAGTAATTACAACATATATGGAACATTTGTCCAATTATCTTCCTTGGAAATTTCGATGTGATACGGTCTTGGTTGACGTTGAAAAGAATGGAAGACTTTCTATGTCTGATTTAGAAGAAAAATTAGACAGGTACAAGGGAAGAGTGAAATTAGTCGCAGTCGCAGGTGCCAGTAATGTAACGGGATATATTAATCCGATTTATGAAATTGCAAGAATGGCACATTTACATAATGCAGAAATTTTGGTGGATGCTGCACAGCTAATGCAGCATCGCAGGATAGATATGCATCCGGAAGATGTAATGGAGAGTATTGATTATATCGCTTTTAGTGCACATAAAACATATGCTCCGTTCTTTACAGGCGCATTGGTTGGAAATAAACATGCACTGAATATGGGGTATCCGCTTTGTTTTGGTGCAGGAATTACGGAACTTGTTACAGATCAGGAAGTAATTCTTAAGAAAAGTCCGCAACGGTACGAGGCCGGATCGAATAATATATTGGGTGTGATTGCTTTAGCTACTGCAATACAAACGATGATACGGGTACATATGGATGTGATAAAAAAGCATGAATCTGAATTGCTTTCCTATGCAATGCGGCAGATGAAAGAGAATCCGCGTGTTATCTTATATGAGGACAGTGAAAATTTAGAAGATCAGGTACCAATTATTGCGTTTAATGTAGAAGGAAAAAAGCCGGAAGAGACTGCTAGATATTTATATGAAAATTATGGGATTATTACTAAAAACGGATATTGCGGTGCGGATTTATATGTTAAAAAGCTGGTAGAAGGGAGCCCTTATACCGGTATTGTTCGGATCAGCTTGGGTTTGTATAATCAAGATTTTGAGATCGATCGTTTGATTAAAGCCTTAAAAAGCTTCCAGTAA
- a CDS encoding thioredoxin family protein: MQAFKNYKEVKEAVSECVILLIFAKSENCTVCEAVLPKVKQLVNEEKIHNVMIGIEDVPEFAGQFSVFTAPTILLFVSGKEVYRQSRFIKWDELNKEIKKWKNAIENRG; the protein is encoded by the coding sequence ATGCAGGCATTCAAAAATTATAAAGAGGTAAAAGAGGCAGTTTCTGAATGTGTAATACTGCTGATTTTTGCAAAATCAGAAAACTGTACTGTCTGCGAAGCAGTGCTGCCTAAAGTAAAACAATTAGTCAATGAAGAAAAAATCCATAATGTAATGATTGGAATTGAAGATGTACCGGAATTTGCAGGACAGTTTTCTGTATTTACCGCACCGACTATTTTATTGTTTGTATCAGGGAAAGAGGTTTATAGGCAGTCGAGGTTCATCAAATGGGATGAACTGAATAAAGAAATCAAAAAATGGAAAAATGCAATAGAAAATAGAGGATAG
- a CDS encoding GntR family transcriptional regulator → MPNQFQSNLPIYVQLVHKFKHRIVSGELQAGSKLESVRDLAMQFEVNPNTMQRALSELERDRLVYAERTSGRFITQDVKLIHEMQFALANEITEQFFQQMKSLGFSEQESVELLQNKIKKGEVK, encoded by the coding sequence ATGCCAAACCAATTTCAATCTAACCTACCCATTTACGTGCAATTGGTTCACAAATTCAAACACAGAATCGTTTCAGGAGAGCTACAGGCCGGTTCTAAGCTTGAATCCGTACGCGATCTTGCCATGCAATTTGAAGTCAACCCTAATACTATGCAAAGAGCACTTTCAGAACTTGAACGTGACAGGCTTGTTTATGCAGAACGTACAAGCGGCCGTTTTATTACGCAAGATGTAAAATTAATACATGAAATGCAATTTGCTCTTGCAAATGAAATAACGGAACAATTTTTTCAGCAAATGAAAAGTTTGGGTTTTTCTGAACAAGAATCTGTGGAATTGCTTCAAAACAAAATTAAGAAAGGTGAGGTAAAATGA
- a CDS encoding ABC transporter ATP-binding protein has translation MNQNKELIKIEHLTKNYQKKQALTDINLTLEPGHIVGILGPNGSGKTTLIKILTGVIRDYSGNITIDGNKIGPSTKAIISYLPDHSYFSKWMRPLDVISIFKDFYTDFDEAKCLEMVHRLGLNPKQKIIQMSKGMIERFQLCLVMSRNARLYILDEPLGGIDPASRDFILDTILTNYNEDATILMSTHLISDVERIFDTVIFIKDGEIVLNDDIDNIRSSKGKSIDQLFREVFKC, from the coding sequence ATGAATCAAAATAAAGAATTGATTAAAATTGAACATTTGACGAAAAATTATCAGAAGAAACAAGCATTAACAGATATCAACTTAACATTGGAACCAGGACATATCGTTGGTATATTAGGCCCTAACGGCAGCGGAAAAACGACCTTAATTAAAATCTTAACAGGAGTTATCAGAGATTACAGCGGAAACATCACCATCGACGGAAATAAAATCGGTCCTTCCACAAAAGCGATTATCTCCTATTTACCGGACCATTCCTATTTTTCAAAATGGATGAGGCCTTTAGATGTCATCTCTATTTTCAAAGATTTCTATACTGATTTTGACGAAGCAAAATGCCTCGAAATGGTTCACCGTTTAGGACTTAATCCAAAACAAAAAATCATACAAATGTCAAAAGGTATGATAGAGCGGTTCCAATTGTGCCTCGTAATGTCAAGAAATGCACGGCTTTATATATTAGACGAACCATTAGGCGGCATCGATCCTGCTTCCAGAGATTTTATCTTGGATACAATCTTAACAAATTATAATGAAGATGCTACGATTCTGATGTCAACACATCTCATTTCTGATGTGGAGCGAATCTTTGACACCGTAATCTTTATAAAAGACGGAGAAATTGTACTGAACGACGATATTGATAACATTCGTTCTTCAAAAGGAAAGTCCATCGATCAATTATTTCGGGAGGTATTCAAATGTTAG
- a CDS encoding DNA-binding domain-containing protein: MRYYIVDDDKNVVRILTTIIEENGGAEVVGSAYEGKTAFHEILLSKPDIVLADLLMPVMDGTTLVKKLKPLMPNLCFIMVSQVLDHDLRAEAYEAGIEFFIGKPINKIEVKNVVLKMAERIEMEQTLNHIKRLFKNEMQPTQAEDPGMLKIKHILGMLGMLGGKGTNDILTVCMYLLGNSRDTFECDDNEIQTLIGDSPQMVKQRMRRAIKGGLTNIASLGIEDYSNEFFQTYAGVLFDFTSVRSEMDALSKGTSAGGKISLNKFFEGLLLMCNKDR; encoded by the coding sequence ATGAGATACTATATCGTGGATGATGATAAAAATGTTGTGCGGATTCTCACCACTATTATTGAGGAAAACGGAGGTGCAGAGGTTGTTGGAAGTGCATATGAAGGAAAAACTGCATTTCATGAAATTCTCTTGTCCAAGCCAGATATCGTGCTGGCTGATCTCTTAATGCCGGTAATGGACGGAACGACTTTAGTAAAAAAATTGAAACCCTTGATGCCGAATTTATGTTTTATTATGGTATCTCAGGTACTCGATCATGATCTAAGAGCAGAAGCTTATGAAGCGGGGATCGAATTTTTTATTGGAAAGCCGATTAATAAGATTGAAGTGAAGAACGTTGTTTTGAAAATGGCTGAGAGAATTGAGATGGAGCAAACATTAAATCATATTAAACGCTTGTTTAAAAATGAAATGCAGCCTACACAGGCAGAGGATCCGGGCATGTTGAAAATCAAGCATATACTGGGTATGCTGGGTATGCTGGGAGGAAAAGGGACCAATGATATTTTAACGGTCTGTATGTATCTTTTAGGAAATAGCAGAGATACTTTTGAATGTGATGACAATGAAATTCAGACTCTTATCGGTGACAGCCCTCAAATGGTAAAGCAGAGGATGCGGAGAGCAATTAAAGGCGGTCTTACAAACATCGCCAGTTTAGGGATAGAAGACTATAGCAATGAGTTTTTTCAGACATACGCAGGCGTGTTATTTGATTTTACAAGTGTCAGATCAGAAATGGATGCTTTGAGTAAGGGAACCAGTGCAGGTGGGAAAATTTCGCTTAATAAATTTTTTGAGGGATTGCTGCTGATGTGCAATAAAGATAGGTAA
- a CDS encoding ATP-binding protein: MKKVKTTFLVATCIALASQVSVNLYTPGFTITLAGLLLPVFLYFNREFNPLEIALITGIVSPVYRGLIMYVSGIALQDVAATVLADVMFYVIYGALFYLLFWQRYYASLTSFFIATMISDFFANAVEISILMRLQTFRYEIFQTLALVAFARATIDAGIILFYGYYKSLLSATEHEERYRKLVLITSKIKSEIYFMNKNNADIETVMKKAYNLYKELSKSKYEEDLRNDSLEVAKDVHEIKKDYLSVIRGLEEMFDNGSLNDTRMSVADIAAIIIPDIKDYIRRNRLDISFDFKIDNHFYIINHYYFVSVLRNLIFNSIESMEGRHRGYIQIALKKDNGYCFISVEDNGSGISRENLEYIFNMGFSTKFNVETGDICRGIGLYHVKDIVEGIFSGEISVNSELGKGTKFTIQIDAAELEGRNE, from the coding sequence ATGAAAAAAGTAAAAACGACTTTTCTTGTAGCGACTTGTATCGCGCTTGCGTCGCAAGTCAGTGTCAATTTATACACGCCAGGGTTTACAATTACATTGGCAGGCTTGCTTTTGCCGGTATTTTTATATTTTAACCGCGAATTTAATCCGCTGGAGATTGCGCTAATTACCGGAATAGTATCACCTGTATATCGTGGCCTAATTATGTATGTCAGTGGAATTGCATTGCAGGACGTTGCAGCAACGGTACTGGCTGATGTAATGTTTTATGTCATTTACGGCGCCTTGTTCTATCTTCTTTTTTGGCAGCGTTATTATGCCAGTCTGACGAGTTTTTTTATTGCAACTATGATTTCTGATTTTTTTGCAAATGCGGTAGAAATCAGCATATTAATGCGATTGCAGACCTTTCGGTATGAAATTTTTCAGACACTTGCACTCGTCGCATTTGCCAGAGCAACCATCGATGCTGGCATTATACTCTTCTATGGTTATTATAAATCTTTGTTGTCAGCAACCGAGCATGAAGAACGGTATCGGAAGTTGGTCTTAATTACTTCTAAAATTAAAAGTGAAATTTATTTTATGAATAAAAACAATGCGGACATTGAAACGGTTATGAAGAAAGCTTACAATCTCTACAAAGAACTTTCAAAGAGCAAGTATGAAGAAGATTTGCGAAATGATTCTCTTGAAGTAGCGAAGGATGTACATGAAATAAAGAAAGATTATTTAAGTGTCATTCGTGGGTTGGAGGAGATGTTTGATAATGGCTCTTTAAATGATACGAGGATGAGCGTTGCAGATATCGCCGCGATCATTATACCAGATATTAAGGATTACATTCGAAGAAATCGTTTAGATATATCCTTTGATTTTAAAATAGATAATCATTTTTATATCATTAATCATTATTATTTTGTTTCAGTTTTACGAAATCTGATTTTTAATAGCATTGAATCAATGGAAGGACGGCATCGGGGTTACATTCAAATTGCGCTCAAAAAGGACAACGGGTACTGTTTTATTTCCGTAGAGGACAATGGCAGCGGTATTTCCCGGGAAAACTTAGAATACATCTTTAATATGGGATTTTCAACAAAATTTAATGTAGAAACAGGCGATATTTGCAGAGGAATTGGTCTGTACCATGTAAAAGATATAGTAGAGGGAATTTTTTCAGGTGAAATAAGTGTAAACTCGGAATTAGGAAAGGGTACAAAGTTTACAATACAAATTGATGCAGCGGAGCTTGAGGGGAGGAATGAATGA
- a CDS encoding MBL fold metallo-hydrolase encodes MIKGMKRVAGGPGGDALVLIGSEKTAVLDCGMAYCAPRMIEQVKEVLKGRTLDYMFSSHTHYDHIGGLAYLRQEWPNIISVGNAHGQAVLKRSGALKAIRKLSESAAKEYMKESYEPLEYRDEDLRIDYVVKDGDVISLGDRHLLVMETPGHTNCSLSYYLEEERFLFPSESIGCYVGNHHMVSPILTGFQDTITSIQRCRELNPKWVSSPHYGVVRNITPQQYFDLAVQAAVDMKEFILEIHHKGMTQEEMIQACQERYWNGETANEQPLMAFLVNTKAAISVICKEFGEDQ; translated from the coding sequence ATGATAAAAGGAATGAAACGTGTTGCCGGTGGACCGGGCGGTGATGCTCTGGTTTTGATCGGCAGTGAAAAAACAGCTGTACTGGATTGCGGGATGGCATATTGTGCTCCGCGTATGATCGAGCAGGTAAAAGAGGTGCTAAAGGGACGGACATTGGATTATATGTTTTCTTCACATACCCATTATGATCATATTGGAGGATTGGCATATTTGAGACAGGAATGGCCAAACATAATAAGTGTGGGAAATGCACATGGACAAGCAGTTTTAAAGCGATCAGGAGCTTTGAAGGCGATTCGTAAGCTTTCAGAAAGTGCTGCAAAAGAATATATGAAGGAGAGCTACGAGCCTTTAGAGTATAGAGATGAAGACTTACGTATTGATTATGTGGTAAAAGACGGCGATGTGATTTCTTTGGGTGACCGTCATCTTCTTGTAATGGAAACACCAGGTCATACGAATTGTTCTCTATCTTATTACTTAGAAGAAGAACGTTTTTTATTTCCAAGCGAGAGTATAGGTTGTTATGTCGGGAATCACCATATGGTTTCACCGATTTTAACAGGATTTCAGGATACAATTACATCGATACAAAGGTGCAGGGAACTCAACCCTAAATGGGTTTCTTCGCCTCATTATGGAGTCGTTCGTAATATCACTCCACAGCAGTATTTTGATTTAGCCGTACAGGCTGCAGTGGATATGAAGGAATTCATCTTAGAGATTCATCATAAAGGGATGACACAGGAAGAAATGATTCAGGCTTGTCAAGAACGTTATTGGAATGGAGAAACTGCAAATGAGCAGCCGCTGATGGCTTTTCTAGTTAATACAAAAGCAGCGATCTCTGTAATCTGTAAGGAATTTGGTGAGGACCAATAA
- the rarD gene encoding EamA family transporter RarD, producing MQQGILNSMEYKKGLACAVGCSILWGILPVYWKSLQPIDPLLIMFYRLLFCFILVLFINLFLFGKKAMLEPLKKKGAKLTFFLAGILISSNWGIYIWAVNSGFIIQTSIGYYIEPLVVCIFGVVFFHEKLDKYKMTAFILAIAGVAFMLVSYRQIPFIAIGLALTFATYAAIKKKTQVNSLLALLYETMFLAPFVLLFISYMEFTGQGALSSASPIQLVLLSLSGAFTATPLMLFAMAANRIDFITLGVTEYLSPSMSLILGIFIYREPFDFIQLTAFIFIWIGLIIFTFGSIKKNKKETETEENLSCISEAEGENEKKIEHSEAHL from the coding sequence ATGCAACAGGGAATTCTTAACAGCATGGAGTATAAAAAAGGACTGGCATGTGCAGTGGGCTGCTCTATTTTATGGGGGATTTTACCTGTTTATTGGAAATCACTGCAACCTATTGATCCGCTTCTAATTATGTTCTATCGCTTACTTTTTTGCTTTATACTAGTGCTTTTTATCAATTTGTTTTTATTTGGAAAAAAAGCAATGCTGGAACCATTGAAGAAGAAGGGAGCAAAGCTCACTTTTTTTCTAGCTGGAATATTAATTTCTTCCAATTGGGGCATTTATATCTGGGCAGTAAACAGTGGATTTATCATTCAAACTAGCATAGGGTATTATATAGAACCACTTGTTGTCTGTATTTTTGGAGTCGTTTTTTTTCATGAGAAGCTGGACAAATACAAAATGACAGCGTTTATATTGGCGATTGCCGGAGTTGCTTTTATGCTGGTATCTTATCGGCAGATCCCTTTTATTGCGATCGGCTTAGCACTGACCTTTGCCACTTATGCGGCAATCAAGAAAAAGACTCAAGTCAATTCACTTCTTGCACTGCTGTACGAAACCATGTTTTTAGCTCCTTTTGTATTGCTATTTATCTCATATATGGAATTTACCGGGCAGGGGGCTCTTTCTTCTGCATCTCCTATTCAACTTGTACTTCTAAGCTTATCAGGTGCATTTACAGCAACACCGCTGATGCTCTTTGCTATGGCTGCAAATCGTATTGATTTTATCACGCTTGGTGTGACGGAATATCTTTCACCTTCAATGAGCCTGATTCTAGGCATTTTTATTTATAGAGAGCCATTTGATTTTATTCAATTGACGGCTTTTATATTTATTTGGATCGGTTTAATCATTTTTACATTTGGGAGCATCAAGAAGAATAAAAAAGAAACGGAAACAGAAGAAAATTTGAGTTGTATTTCAGAAGCGGAAGGGGAAAATGAAAAGAAAATAGAGCATTCGGAGGCGCATTTATAA